CTTTACACTACCCACGTCACGAGAAATTCCATCCACAGACATTGTCAGGGCTCATTCAACAGCTAAGactggaagacaaaaaaaaagaaaaaacaacacataacCAAGACAAATTTCTTGGTAGACCACTCCCTTAAGCTAGTTATTCAGTGGTGAATATATTTATGAGGGAAATATGGTATCAGTTCACCTTAGGACACAAGAGGATTTTAAATCAGAGCTTCTGTCTCTTGCTAATGCTATAATCAGTGGATTCTTACCTTATCCATGGTAAGAATAGAAGGATAGAAGGGGCATTCTCAGTCCCTCCTGTAAAAGCTGTTCTACATTGAACAGAATAATTAACTATTCGCTGAAAGAGAAAGGACATGCACCTGGGCTGCGGTACTTGCTGCATGCATCAGTGATGGGGCTTCCAACAGTTGAAAACCTAATTGCAAAACTCTACTCTACCTTATATGAAAGGTGACTGGAGCACAGCCTTCCGCTTCCTTGTGAGTACGCTAACTCTTTCCCTCTGGCCCAAGAAATATGAAGTCACTCATTGTGATAGCAAGGGAGGGACTGACACTGGAGGGACTGACAGCATCTCCCTGCTCTAGGACATACTGCTGATACACAACAGGTTCAATCTCCTCCTGCAAGGAAGGGAAGGACATCCAAGTCCAAGGAACCAAATTCAAAGACTGTTCTCACCGCCAAAGAATCAACAAACAGGAGATGATGGAAGACAGGCCACTCTCTTCCTTTGAAAGGCATGACTTTTTCAGAGAGACAGCACTGGCACCCCAAAGAACAGCAGGACTGAAGCTGTACTTTAGCACCGAGATTTTCCTCCAAGCTACAGGGTCTCTCTTTTGCCATACCAACTTTAGGCACTGCTCACAGCCACCAAAATCTTCTGTCTTTGCAACAGAGCCTAGGTCCCTTAAATCTGAGGACAACACTGATGTTTATCACAGCAGTGATTACAGCCCCTTTGGAGATCAGATTAATTCACTCCTGGAGGAATTATTGCCATTTATTTGATGAGAACTTCTCTTTCAACAGAAGGGACAGCGTTAGTAGAATTCCTACTCACAGTGGTGAAAGGCTTACCTTTATTTCAGGTCAACCACAGAGGTTTGAATTGCAGTCATCTATTTAAGGCACAGCACCAATTAAACAAGGAGCATGCCTCAATATTGCTATGTTCTGCTCCCACACACAAGCAAAGTTAGTTATCTAGACAGGCAAATAGAACAGGAACAAGTTCTACTTTGATATTTATGAATACTATCTGCACTCACTTGCAGCACTGTTAGTGATTTTACCTCAAGCTGCACTCACCGTTGcacaataaagtaaaataagacATACTCTGCTCAAAGTATCCATAACGTCCATTTTACAAACAGATCAGTTTTGTAAGGAGCAGCTAAGAATTAAGAAGCATCACCTAGTACAGCTGATAATTTCTCCCATCTCACACAGTGCAGTAACTGACTTaaggctttcttttctcctcataTCGTAGCAGATCTGACTGTCTTCATTAATGCCATTTTGATTGACAGCAAGCAGTAGGAACTCCAGTTCTGTTTAATATTCACTGGCAAATTCTGTGCCCAAGGTACTCACAAAAACAGAGGGACAAATTCAGCCATGAGCTGATGACTGTTGTAGCTCAGTTGGAACAGGACAAAAACGGAATAAAACCTGGACCTACTGGGGATAAGAGCAGAATCCTGCACTAACGCTAGAAGCAAATATATGTGGACCTGTAACAGCTCTTCCCTGACAGCCCTAATCTTATAGTCCAAGTTGGTAAAACTCTCTCTCAACCTGCCAGAGATGCTCCAAATAGCCCAAGAGCTGCTTCAGGTACCTGCGCTTCCTCACCTTCTCCAaccaccagcacctcctgccacaacacagcagagcaggaggtgctgcctCAGGGGAGGTGGAAggcaaaaggagagaagagatgaAGAAGTGGTTGTTGAAGAAGTCAGGGACAGAGCATTACAATTAGCTGTGTGACCAGCCAAGCAAGGCCATCCCTTAGCACCTGGAATACCCATCCCCTTGCAGGGGTTCTCTAGGGACATGTCTTGACTCTTTACCATTTCTCTACATCACTCCAGTGGAATTTCTGCTGAATCATTAGCAAGCTGAAAAATTTCCCCAAAACAGCCAAGATGCTGAACGTTTTTCATTCTACTAATACCTGAAGTAATTCATCACATACAAACAAGCACCATTTGAATCATAAAGGTCACTAACTGAAATGAATCATGCCATGCAATACCACTGCctgctttatttattgtaaaataagattatttaaattacttaGTCCTAGCTAAAAGATAGCACGCAGTACAGGTAGtattttttggatttttttttctcctttgcagtatattatcacttttattttagctATGTGACACACAAGCTCTTTATGTTGACACACAAGCTCTTAAGagagctttctatttttttaaaacaacattttgttttaaactgaaattctgaaaagcaCTCATACTCTtaattaatttacaaataaaataatgtttgcaACTAGGAAGCTGGGCATCAAATTGAAGAAAACTTTTGCTTAGGTTGtgaatatacaaatatatagcAATTGTACAGTCTTTAGCCacattttttttgagaatgctctttttgtttgtttctttatttctcagGTATGTTCACAGGCATAGAAAAGACAATACCATTCTATTTAACAGGTTGTTTTAAAAGAGTAGTtcaagttttcttcagaaaatgactattccaaaaaaaaaaaaaaaaaaaatcaaaccagtcCATAATGGCAAAGTAGTGTCTCCTAGAAAACTGGACTTAAGAAATTTGTCACCATTGCAACCACAACAAACTTGtgctctgaatttttatttttcacttaaaaataaatcaagatcTCTCTCTAGGAGGGCACTGTTGAATGATTTGAGAATTGAAAGTTTCAAATGGTTACAGAAAGACCACTAAAGTCTTGCAACTGTCTATGCATGTGCCCAAATtcaaaagaatatataaaagcATCTGGCATACAAATTAagaaagtaacagaaaacagtaagaggcaaaacaattttcttatctaaatacataaattttctTACATGAGTAACAAATGTCAAAAATACACAACTTTGAGTACAAAAGAATCATTTTAGCAATAGATTTCTACAAATGAGCCTTGTGTAAGCAGCATGCTTTCACAGAATGAATTAAACAAACATAATTGAAAATACATTCATTTCCATCCTCCACATCaaagacttctgaaaatgtaacaTAAGGGAATGCAGTTTAGTAACCAGTATAATTTCTGGAGAAGACTGTTGTAATTTGCCAGTAGAATCGAGAACGAtcaactttgttttttaaaatcctgactTGATCAAGCCCAACAAAATGCCTTAGTAGCCCCTAATTCTGCAAACATGCAGATGTTTTAACATTACAGATGTTTGCAAGGTCAGGCTTATTTTGGCAGGATCACAGACAGTAAGACTGAGCAGTTTCAGTGGTCTTTAACTTGGTCCTAGAACTTCAGCTGTAACAATCAAGGCACTGCTCTAAAGACAGTGTATTAGATACAATAGGCCAAATGATTTTGTAAACACAGTTATCCTAGGGATTATTCTCTGACacctttttgtatgtttgtttgaaCACCCTTTGTTTACTGCATGCTGTCATCATCTCTAAAACCTGGTAAGTGTGAATACTGTATCACCACCTCAGTCGCTTTTGAATTTGGGCTACACAATTAGCGTTTCTTTTCTCCAGGTATCAGCAGGCCCAGCTCTGAGCAGAAACCTTGGTAGAGTAGTAATAAACAAACACCAAGTTATTCAGACAGATTAACTTTCTTTGATGTTTGCAATTTATACTTCACAGCAAGTACTTATCAGAGATTCTGAAATCCCCCCAAcaatcttttccctttcccctccccttcaaGAAAACCATCTCACCTTCCTGtatttctcattcctttttgAATTActatattttacatttgttcaAGCCCCTTATATCATAGCTCtggaagacagcaaaaaatacCTGTTCTGCCATCTTAGACAGTGTGTACTCTTACCATATTACATTAACTCTAAGCACaattttgctgctttcagaggTAAACAAGGATGAcagctctgaaacagaaaatccatACAATCCAGGTCATAAACTTTTGCCATCAATGTAAATGTAATtgagaaataaaagctataCTGCAAAGACACACTAAAACACTCTGTTTTACAGCGGAACTCCTTTACCGCCTATCATTTTGATCAGAAAAATCCGTATCATCAGTGAAGTTGACAAGGAATAGAAAGCATGGACATCAATAACATCAGCCCCGCCAGGGTGTCTTCACAATCCAGAACCTCCAATAGCAGTGCATTaacaagctttttttgttgttgttgttaaaaaatgaaattactaaAATTCAGAATCATTCCTTTTATTctcataaaatgtaaaaattgcCAACACTTTTACCAATAATTGTCAATGAGAGGAACAGAAATTACAGTTAAAGTAGTTCTTCACTGAAGACTTGAATAAAATCTGTGCTAGAAACGCTTAGCTGGCCTCCAGGAGCAAGCAGTCCCTGGACATCCACGCAGTACAGAGCATTTCCTTCATACACTCAGTTCAGAATTCATGCAGCAATAGATAAAATTGCTCTTATTTGCTCTTCAGGAACAAGAATAATGAAGAGACCCCATGCTGGACAGACAGCTGGAACCAAGAGAAGCCCAACCCCTAGCCCTGGCTGACAAGTTCATTGTGCCTTATTCCTCCTGTACCCCATCACAGACAGCCCCAAAAACCTGCTGCAAGAACACGCAAGTTCTGCGAGCATTCTTTCCTAGGCTCAGAGGAACTGGGGATCTCACTTCAAAGCCCAAACCTAAGTCTTATTTTACTTGCttctcattaaatatttatttagctgattgaaaagaaaaacatctgagCCTGGATTGCTATGGTCAAGGAAGACCTTTGTCTTTCTACTTTCCAGGCAGGTATTGAGACAGCCTGGTACTAACCAAAAGGGTGGTTTGTCATTTCAGGGGGAGAACCCGATGCCTAATGCATGAGAACAGTAAAGTAAACCCTTGAAGCAGCAGCCACTACAGAAGGAAAGgggcaaagaaaaatgaatgtaaagaagtctcagagggaaaaaggggaaCTTTACTCCATCCCTAGCAAACTGCTGGCCAACTGTTAATCATTAGTACCAGATTATGGTTTCAATCTAATACTTAAACTGGAAAAGAAGTCATAAGGATTTCCGTCCCCCACAGTTGTTCCTATGTAGGCTACATAGGTTTCCCCTACTATCCCTAATTCTATCCCATTGAACACCTGATAGCATGATTTCAGCCATATAGAGCATACCTAGCCTTAAATGATCTTCATGCAGAAACAGCACTACACCAACATACTGTGAACTGACAGCACAGAGTCACAATTTCTGACAGCTTTTCACGCATGTCATTAGGCTTGGATAGCGTCTAACAACCTTAAGTAACCACACCACAGCTACCGTTTCCCCCTCCAACAATTTTCAAGTGAACTCcctttttctaaatcttttatTAGCCTAAACCTCAGGATACGATATTTCCattgctttctttccctttcttttcttcttccagctcccCTCAGAACTAAGCAGTTAATGCTACTTCTGATCAGTTGTTTGAAAAATATCAAATCCATGACTCTAATTGTAGCTATACCAACATAAATTGCCCTCCTAGAGCTTACATGGGACTTTCATCGAAATTCACCAAtataacaaataataacaacaataataccCCTTcaatacagaacaaaatattccaATGAACAAATTCTATAGCAATTTCTTTAAAgtgcacaaaaatattaatggaaatattaaaaaagaaaaaaagttttatagtGTCACCAccaaaacttctgaaatattgttaaaattaaatagaagTTATCTAATGAGACTTTTTGGCTCTAATATATTGGCAGACAGCagcaacatttttcagaaaaattacaCCAACTGAATATACTGTATCTTAGCAGCATAAAAAATCCCTACAATTAGATGCAATTGCAGGTCTAGTAAGCATAAACCTGACAAAATGTtacaaatgcaatttttgtttaaaagaatggATTTCCATGGAATCCTAGAGGtaacatttgttattttttgtagaTTGTATTCTGGTAGTAAACCCAACTATAACCGATCACCTCCCCTCCGTCTTTCCTCCCAAAATTGCACAGAAAATTTAATCAAGTTATAAGATATGGCCACACTGAAAAAGCCATatggaacaaaaacaaaaatcaacctAAAGCCTAAAATCAAATAATCCCAGAAAATAACGATCAATCATTGTCATACAGCTGTAGCTTTACACTACAGACCGATGCTCTCCACACACATAGATGGCACTGGGTCGAATGCGCCGCCTTGTATGGCCAGGTAGCTGTGGCAAAAACTTGAAGTATTTGGGCATCAAGTCTAAGCATGCATCATGAAACTTCTTAATCCTCCAGTAGTAAATCAGTGGGTTCAGTGCAGACTTGAGGTAGCAGAGCCAAAGGAGCCAAGTGCTTATCTCAAAAAAGTTGTGCTTGTAGTAGAAGTGGCTGTTGAATGTGGCAATAAGGCTGTAAGTGGTGAAGGGTGCCCAACAGACTATGAAGACAAGGAACAAAATCAAGATGGTCGTGAAGGCACGAGTTTTAAAGCTCATATCAATATTCATCTGAAAAGGTCTCTGTAAGCTCATAAGACCAAGTTTGCTGGCCTGGCTGAGGCATATGCTATCAGGGTGGCTATGGATACGAACTGCATTGTGGCGGACGGTGTTGAGTATGCCCATAAAAGAATACAGCATTACCAGGaatggaataaaaaaggaaattagcAAGATAACTATCACATACGCTCGGTAACCTGGGTTGGTAGAGTAGCCAAAAACACACTGAGGTGCTCTCGAGGGTATCTGCAGATTAGGATTCCCTACTGACAAtggaaaagcaacaacaaaggATGCTGCCCAGGAAATCACAATTAGAATCTTTGCGCGATACGGGTTCAGTTTATCTTGCCTCTGCACTATGATAAGAAATCGGTCAATGCTAATAATAAGAAGAATGGCTACCCCCTCTATgacaaaaagccagaaaaacatGGCAGAGACTCTGCAGAATATATCCCCAAAAATCCACTGAGTGGTAATGATTGTTATCAAAGCAAAAGGCATGttcagcactgccagcagcatgTCTGCAAAAGCCAGGCTTGCTAAGAGAATGTTAATTGCAGATCGCATAGCTGCCTTCTGGTAGACCATGAGGCAGACAACAAAGTTTCCAAGGAAAGAAACCAATAGGATAAATATCATAGCAGCAGAAAGAATGATCTGGAGTGGCAAACTCAAGCTCCTGAAAACTTCTTGCGACGGCAGAATAGCTGTAGCATTTACCAGAAAAGTACTTCTCTCAGTGGTAAGCACAGCACCTGAACTATATCTCAATGGCTGTGTTGTGCCACTACGAAGCAAGAACTGTGGAGTGGTGAAATTCGTGTAGGCATTTTCATAAACAATAAAAGTAGTATTTGAGGTCCCAGGACTGGCCAGTGTCAACATTGCTGAGAAAACCATTGCTTCAGGAAGAATGAAAGCAGAACCAAAGGTCTTCAAGGCATTTCAGCTTGTTCAGGCAGTATCTTATTCCTGGTCATTTACCAAATCAGAGTTCAACATCTGAAAGCATCAAAGCTCTTAAATTCATGTCAGTatttccatctgaaaaaaaaaaataaagaaacaaaataagattCTCTAAAATCAATGTGAACCAAATGATCACTTGCTTTCCTCAGTGACAAAAGTATCCTTACACTTTAAGCTTTACACTTGAGATTGACACATCTTGCTTAAGAACCCACACCGGGGTCTAATACTATTTGGTCCTTTCTTAAAGATCCTGCTCCTGTAGTCTTGCTGATACTGTGTATTGTATAACATCTCACTCACCATGCTTTTCTCTACTATAACCAGGACTGGAAGTCTTgtgttcaaaaccaaaactttaCTGATGAAGAGTGAATAATTCTAATcaatataatcatagaatcatccaggttggaaaagaccttcaagatcaagtccaaccaccaaCCTGACCTAatgagtcccatcactaaaccacatcccttgGTGCCGCATCAGCACGTCTCTTAAAAACCTCCAGGCACAAGAACTCCACCGTTTCCCTAGGCAGTCTGCTCCAAAGCCTGACCATCCACTccaagaagaaattcttcctgatatccaacctaaacctcccctgccacaacttgaagccatttccTCATATGCTATAgcacttgtcacctgagaaaagagactgacactcTCCTTGCTGTAGTCTCCTTTTAGGTagttatagagagcaatgaggtttcCCCTCAAccccctcttctccaaactgaacagccccagttccctcagatGTTCCTCCTAACTcgttttctagtcccttcaccagcttcattgctcttctctgcacacactgGGTCTGCTCAATATCCTTCCTGTAATGAGGGgcccaaactgaacacaatatttgagGTGCGGGCTCACCAGTACTGCGTGCAAGGTTGGCCTTTTGGTCACCTGGAcaacactgctggctcatgctctCTTCCCCAGGCCTATATTGCTTCATGGGGTTATGACCCAAGTGCAGAACCCAGTACCTACCCTTATCGAATGTCATTCAGTTGGACTTGGCCTAgccagatccctctgcaaagccttcctaccctcaagcagatcgacagTCCCACCTGACCTGGCATCGTCTGTGATTTACTGAgtgtgcactcaatcccctcatgAAGATTGTTGATAAAAACATTGACCaaaactggccccagtactgagccctggggaatgTCACTGGTGATGGGCCACCAACTGGACTGAACTCCATTAACTATGACTCTGAGCCTGGCCATCCAGCTGGTTCTTCACCCAGCGAACTGtacacctgtccaagccatACGCAGACAGTTTCTCCcggagaatgctg
The Cygnus olor isolate bCygOlo1 chromosome 3, bCygOlo1.pri.v2, whole genome shotgun sequence genome window above contains:
- the GPR63 gene encoding probable G-protein coupled receptor 63, with amino-acid sequence MVFSAMLTLASPGTSNTTFIVYENAYTNFTTPQFLLRSGTTQPLRYSSGAVLTTERSTFLVNATAILPSQEVFRSLSLPLQIILSAAMIFILLVSFLGNFVVCLMVYQKAAMRSAINILLASLAFADMLLAVLNMPFALITIITTQWIFGDIFCRVSAMFFWLFVIEGVAILLIISIDRFLIIVQRQDKLNPYRAKILIVISWAASFVVAFPLSVGNPNLQIPSRAPQCVFGYSTNPGYRAYVIVILLISFFIPFLVMLYSFMGILNTVRHNAVRIHSHPDSICLSQASKLGLMSLQRPFQMNIDMSFKTRAFTTILILFLVFIVCWAPFTTYSLIATFNSHFYYKHNFFEISTWLLWLCYLKSALNPLIYYWRIKKFHDACLDLMPKYFKFLPQLPGHTRRRIRPSAIYVCGEHRSVV